Part of the Micromonospora rhizosphaerae genome is shown below.
TCCGGCAGGCTGGTGGTGCCCCGGGCGGCGGTCAGGTATGCGGCCCGCGCCGCCTCCTGGTCGCCGGCCAGCTCGAGCAGGTGGGCGCGGACGGCGGCGAGGCGGTGGTGCCCGGCCGTCCGCTCGTCGGAGTCCAGCGGCGCCAGCAGCGCGAGTCCGGCGCGGGGACCGTCGACCATGGCCACCGCGGCGGCCTGGTTGAGGGTGACCATGGGGTTCGGCGCGACCCGGGCGAGCAGCCGGTAGAGCGCGACGATCTGTCGCCAGTCGGTCTCCGCCGCCGACGGCGCCTCGGCGTGCACCGCGGCGATCGCCGCCTGCAGCTGGTACGGGCCCGGCGGCGACCAGGTCAGCGCCTCGGTCACCAGGGCGATCCCCTCCTCGATCGCGCCCCGGTCCCAGCGGCTGCGGTCCTGCTCGGCCAGCGGAATCAGCTCGCCCGTCGGCCCGGTCCGGGCGGCCCGGTGGGCGTCGGTGAGCAGCATCAGCGCCACCAGCCCGGTCACCTCGCCGTCGTCGGGGAGCAGCCGGTGAAGTTCCCGAGCCAGCCGGATGGCCTCCCCGGTCAGCTCGGCGCGGTGCAGGTCGGCGCCGCTGGACGCGGTGTAGCCCTCGTTGAAGATCAGATAGAGCACGTGCCGCACGGCGTGCAACCGCTCGTCGCGTTCGCCCGGCGAGGGCATGACGAAGCGGGCCCCGGCCGCCTCGATCCGCTGCTTGGCCCGGCGGATCCGCTGGCTCATCGTGGCCTCCGGCACCAGGTACGCCCGGGCGATCTGCGCGGTGCTCAAACCGCCGACCGCGCGCAGGGTCAGCGCGACCTGGGCGGAGACAGTCAGCGCCGGATGACAGCAGAGGAAGAGCAGCTTCAGCGTGTCGTCCCCGGTGGGCGGCTCCTCGTCGGCGGGCGGCGCCACCGTCGCGTACGCCGGCTCCCGGACCGCCACCGCGACCTCCCGGTCCCGGCGGGCCCGCTCGCTGCGCCACTCGTCGGTCAGCCGGCGGCTCGCCACGGTGACCAGCCACGAGCGCGGGTGCTCCGGCAGGCCCTGCTCCGGCCACTGCACGGCCGCGGCGAGCAGCGCCTCCTGGACGGCGTCCTCGCAGGCGTAGAACTGGCCGTGCCGTCGGACGAGGACGCCGAGGACCTGCGGCGCCAGGTCGCGCAGCAGGTCCTCGACACTCCGGTCGCCACCGGTCACATCTCCGTCCCGGCCTCGTCCATCACCGGCCGCACCTCCAGCACACCGAAGCCCATCCGGACATCCGGCCAGCGCGCGGCGATCTCGGCGGCCCGGTCCGAGCTGTCGCAGTCGACCATCAGGTAGCCGGCGAACTGTTCCTTGCTCTCCATGAACGGGCCATCGGTGATCTCCGCCCGCCCGCCGACGGACCGGACGGTACGGGTCTGCGACGGGTCGGCCAGCGCCTGGCCGCCGACCAGCTCCCCGGACTCGGTGAGCTCCTTCATGATCTCGTCGACCTCGCCGAACAGGGCGTTCCGCTCCTGCTCGGACAGCTCCGCTACGAAGCCAGGACGGTTCCAGATCAGCAGCATGTACTTCACGGTGCACTCCTCGCGGTATGGGCCACGG
Proteins encoded:
- a CDS encoding YciI family protein, whose amino-acid sequence is MLLIWNRPGFVAELSEQERNALFGEVDEIMKELTESGELVGGQALADPSQTRTVRSVGGRAEITDGPFMESKEQFAGYLMVDCDSSDRAAEIAARWPDVRMGFGVLEVRPVMDEAGTEM
- a CDS encoding RNA polymerase sigma factor, giving the protein MTGGDRSVEDLLRDLAPQVLGVLVRRHGQFYACEDAVQEALLAAAVQWPEQGLPEHPRSWLVTVASRRLTDEWRSERARRDREVAVAVREPAYATVAPPADEEPPTGDDTLKLLFLCCHPALTVSAQVALTLRAVGGLSTAQIARAYLVPEATMSQRIRRAKQRIEAAGARFVMPSPGERDERLHAVRHVLYLIFNEGYTASSGADLHRAELTGEAIRLARELHRLLPDDGEVTGLVALMLLTDAHRAARTGPTGELIPLAEQDRSRWDRGAIEEGIALVTEALTWSPPGPYQLQAAIAAVHAEAPSAAETDWRQIVALYRLLARVAPNPMVTLNQAAAVAMVDGPRAGLALLAPLDSDERTAGHHRLAAVRAHLLELAGDQEAARAAYLTAARGTTSLPERRYLEVRAARLSVHR